One Hippopotamus amphibius kiboko isolate mHipAmp2 chromosome 12, mHipAmp2.hap2, whole genome shotgun sequence genomic window, CTTTTgtcaagtttattatttttttaataaggagGAAGTGAAGAATAGTGAAAACTTCTATTTACACAGTAGTATCACGGGGGTTTACTTGCTGCTGTTTTTGTATATTCAGCTAGCAAGATTTTGGTTTGTGAATTaatgttggaaatatttttaacctTGGTTTTCAAAatgacttgactttttttttaattctatagatttcatttacaaatatggtTTCAGTAGATGAGAGACTTATATACAAACCACACCCTCAAGACCCAGAAAAGTaagtgaaaaaatgttttaacaaaCTTATTTTAcagtgtgttttaattttttcttatcaactatttctttgaaaaatgaaaattaggtCATCCTGAAGCTGTGTGAATGTGTTTTGTTCCAGAACTGTTTTGACTCAAGAAGCCATCATTACCGTGAAAGGAGTCAGTCTTGGCAGTTACCTCGAAGGACTGATGGCAAGTACGATATCGTCAAATGCTAATAAAGTAAGTCAGGCTGCTCCCCGTTTGCTCTTTTTTATGGCCGCACaggcttgcagggtcttagttccccgagttccctgcagtggaagcctggagtcttgaccactggactgccagggaagtccctccctgctTGCTTTTATTCCTGGGTCTTGTTTCTTGGAAGAGCTGTGCTCGTGAGCCAACTCTGAGCCACTGCAGTGCCAGGCCGTGTGGGCAGTTATTGGTGTGGGCTCTGGGGTCACATTCTAGCTGTAACTCTGACCAACCTTTCACCTTGGGCAATGAGTTAAGTGaacctttctctgcctctgtttcctatCTGCGAAGTGGAGCTTATTACCTGCCTTACAGGGTTGGGCGTGAAGAGTGAGTGAGATAATGCGAGAAGCCTGTGGCCTGGGGCCCAGCacggggtggggttgggggggtgctcCATGATGTGTAGCTTTGTGTCACTGCTGACAGCATAGATTCTCAACCTGTTTTTCACTGTCATCTCCCTTCTACCCCCAGATCCACCTCATGAAATTATTTAATACTGCAGgttatatctatagatatagatatatggatatatatctgtgctttatgcattttaaaaagtgagattttTCTCCACTACCCCCAACTAATTTTTGCCCAATTGAGAAtgcatgatttaaaataaaataataaagagatgCCTAATGCACTGTTTTGTAACACATGTTTAATATAAGCATTCAGCAGTCAAAAGATATTCATAGATGCCTTCTCTATGTCAGACAGAGTGCTAGGCTAGACTGGGGATACAGCGGGGAGCAAAACAAACGTGGTCCCTGCCTTCGTGGAACTAAGAGGAAGGCGACAGTAACCATACAGCACGTCATtaggaaaggaaaaggacagaaaGGTATGGCAGTGTTTAACGAGTGTTCAGTAAATGACATTTCTGCTGAGTTCTGAATGAGGGGTGGCTAGGCTGTGAGGGGTCTGCCaggaagcattccaggcagaggagttgcatgtgcaaaggccctgagccCAGAAGCAGGAGATGCTCCTCATTCTGTCCCTCAAGGAACTGCGTAGGCTCCCAGGAGAGAGTGGTTGAAGAGGAAGTCAGGGACCAGAGCTTTCAGAGCCTCATACAGGATTTTGGTTTCAAatacagacataaaaagaaaaaaaggagtttgACCTCACCCCAAAAGGGGGACCATTGTAATCATAAAGTAAGTAAAACATCACTATCATTTAATTGTAGATTCTTTTGAGAACATCTTTtgcatacaaaataaaaatcagtttatAGATCAAGCCAGTTTCTCAAGGCATTTGGTATTTGGTAAATaacattagagaagaaaaagcaaagataaaaacaACCTGTCCTGGTGAGGTTTAGTTATGTTGTACCGCTCCTCATTACTCCCTGGTGTGCTATGTATTTGGCCCATGCCTTTGCTCTCACTTGGTAACAGTAAacatgttgggtttttttaaggGCCGAGAAGCAATGGAGTGGGTCATACATAAGTTAAATGCTGAAATAGAGGAACTGACGGCTTCAGCAAGAGGGAGCATAAGGACACCGATGGCGGCGGCGGCATTTGTGGAGAAATGATAATGAAAGTTGATAAATAAGCACCCAGTTCCGCAGGTCTCTACAAGCTGGCagtgtatttatttgttatttaaaaaatacaactatattttaggtagaatttttttttaataagctgaAGAAAGACTGTGACTTGATCAAAACAAAGAGGTGCAGGGTTTCTAAATAAAAGGGATCAGCTAAAACTAGCGTCTGAAAT contains:
- the PRELID3B gene encoding PRELI domain containing protein 3B, which translates into the protein MKIWTSEHVFDHPWETVTTAAMQKYPNPMNPSVVGVDVLDRHIDPSGKLHSHRLLSTEWGLPSIVKSLIGAARTKTYVQEHSVVDPVEKTMELKSTNISFTNMVSVDERLIYKPHPQDPEKTVLTQEAIITVKGVSLGSYLEGLMASTISSNANKGREAMEWVIHKLNAEIEELTASARGSIRTPMAAAAFVEK